A portion of the Blautia hansenii DSM 20583 genome contains these proteins:
- a CDS encoding DUF951 domain-containing protein — translation MGLNYEVGDFVKLKKQHPCGSNEWEILRVGADFRLKCMGCGHQVMLSRRLVEKNTRDLRKKA, via the coding sequence ATGGGTTTGAATTATGAAGTGGGAGATTTTGTAAAACTGAAAAAACAGCATCCCTGCGGAAGTAATGAATGGGAAATTTTAAGAGTGGGAGCTGATTTTCGCTTAAAATGTATGGGGTGCGGACATCAGGTCATGCTTTCCAGAAGGCTGGTAGAAAAAAATACCAGAGATTTACGAAAAAAAGCTTGA